The Bradyrhizobium sp. LLZ17 genomic sequence GGTGATGACGACCATCGCGCGCTTGGGCGAACGCAGCGCGTTGACGCCGTCGGCGGCAATGCGCAGCGCGTCGATGTCGAGGCCGGAATCCATCTCGTCGAGGATGCAGAGGCTCGGCTCGAACAGCGCCATCTGAAGCACCTCGTTGCGCTTCTTCTCGCCCCCGGAGAAGCCGACATTGACGCCGCGCTTGAGCATGTCCTGCGGAATGTTCAGCGACTTCGAGACCTCGCGGACTTTCTTCAGGAAGTCCGGCGTCGAATATTCGCTTTCGCCGCGCGCCTTGCGCTGCGCATTCAGCGCCGTGCGCAGGAAGGTCATGGTGGCGACGCCGGGGATCTCCACCGGATACTGGAAGGCCAGGAACACGCCCTTGGCCGCGCGCATGTCGGGCGACATCTCCAGAAGATCCTCGCCCCTGAACAGGATCTGGCCGCCGGTGACTTCATAGCCGGGCTTGCCGGCGATCACGTGGGACAGCGTCGACTTGCCGGAGCCGTTCGGCCCCATGATCGCGTGCACCTGGCCCTCGTTCACGGTCAACGTCAGCCCGTGGAGGATCTCACGCTCCTCGACACGAACCTGCAGGTCTTTCACTTCAAGCAAAGCAGCCATAATCTTTTTTCCATCTATCCCCTCATCCTGAGGAGCGCCGTAGGCGCGTCTCGAAGGATTGAGGCCAAAATCTTCCCGTATCCATCCTTCGAGACGGCCGCTTATGCGGCTTCCTCAGGATGAGGCCGGAGCTAGCCGACCGATCCTTCCAGCGAGATCGAGATCAGTTTCTGCGCTTCCACCGCGAACTCCATCGGGAGCTGCTGGAGCACGTCCTTGACGAAACCGTTGACGACCAGGCCGACGGCTTCTTCCTGGGAGAGCCCGCGCTGCACGCAGTAGAACAGCACGTCCTCGGAGATCTTCGAGGTCGTCGCCTCGTGCTCGAACGTCGCCGACGAGTTCTTGGCTTCGATATACGGCACGGTGTGCGCGCCGCATTTGTCGCCGATCAGCAGCGAATCGCAGGCGGTGAAATTGCGCGCGCCGGTCGCCTTGCGGTGCGCGGTGACAAGCCCGCGATAGGTGTTCTGCGACTTGCCGGCGGCAATGCCCTTGGAGATGATCCGGCTCGTCGTGTTCTTGCCGAGATGGATCATCTTGGTGCCAGAGTCGACCTGCTGATAGCCGTTCGAGATCGCGATCGAATAGAACTCGCCGCGCGAATTATCGCCGCGCAGGATGCAGCTCGGATATTTCCAGGTGATCGCGGACCCCGTTTCGACCTGGGTCCAGGAGATCTTGGAATTGTCGCCGCGGCAGTCGCCACGCTTGGTGACGAAATTGTAGATGCCGCCCTTGCCTTCCGAATTGCCGGGATACCAGTTCTGCACCGTCGAATATTTGATCTCGGCGTCGTCATGCGCGACGAGCTCGACCACAGCGGCATGCAGCTGGTTCTCGTCGCGCTGCGGCGCGGTGCAGCCTTCGAGGTACGAGACGTAGGAGCCCTTGTCGGCGATGATCAGCGTGCGCTCGAACTGGCCGGTGTTGCGCTCGTTGATGCGGAAGTATGTCGACAGTTCCATCGGGCAGCGCACACCCGGCGGCACGTAGACGAACGAGCCGTCGGAGAACACCGCCGAATTCAGCGTCGCGTAGAAATTGTCCGAGGTCGGCACCACGGAGCCGAGATATTTCTGCACGAGCTCGGGATGCTCGCGGATCGCCTCCGAGATCGGCATGAAGATCACGCCGGCCTTCTTCAGCTCCGCCTTGAAGGTGGTCGCAACCGAGACCGAATCGAAGACGGCATCGACCGCGATCTTGCGCCGGGCCGGATCCTGATCACCGGGCTTGGGCTCGACGCCCTCGAGCATCGCGACTTCGCGCAGGGGAATGCCGAGCTTCTCGTAGGTCTTCAGGATCTCCGGATCGATCTCGTCGAGCGAGGTGATGGTCTTCTTCGGCTTCGGCGCCGAAATAATAGAGGTCCTGGAAGTCGATCCTGGGATAGTCGACGCGGGCCCAGGTCGGTTCCGTCATGGTCAGCCAGCGCCGATAGGCCCCTAGCCGCCACTGCAGCATCCAGGCGGGCTCGTTCTTTTCCTCGGAGATGAACTTGACGGTCTCTTCCGACAGCCCCCTGGGGGCCTTGTCGGACTCGATCAGAGTCTCAAACCCATAACGATACTGGTCGACGTCGATGCGCTTGACGCGCTCGACCGTCTCTTGGACGGCTGGCATTCTATCCTCCGCTCGCGGTTTCAAGGACCGCGGTGGATCAAACTCGGACGAGTATTACGATGTTTGCGTGCCGAAAGCACGTGCTTAGAACCGTTCAAGCCGTGTTTCGTCGCTCTCCCTTAAGTAGGGTATTCCCGAGCTTCCGCCAAGCCTCTAACGCCGTATTGATGTCCTCGGGTCCCGTGGACCAGCCCAGACTGAGGCGCACCGCTCCCTGGGCGGTGGCCGGATCGAAGCCCATCGCCGAAAGCACGTGGGACGGCTGGACCTTCCCCGACGAACAGGCCGAGCCGGACGATACAGCGATGCCCTCGAGGTCGAAGCCAATCACGGCCGTTTCAGCCTTCAGCCCGGGGGCGGTGAATAGGACGGTATTTGGCAACCGCGTCACATCATCCGCGAAAACCCTTGCCCCGGCTATCGCCCGAATGCCGTTTTCCAAGCGATCCCTGAGGCTTGCCATGCGCTCCGCATCCTCCGGGAGAGCCTCAAGCGCGGCCTTCACCGCCGCCCCGAAGCCGGCGATGCCCGCGACATTCTCGGTTCCCGCCCGCCGGCCGAGCTCCTGGCCGCCGCCGCGCAGCACCGGTTCCAATCCGGCCAGCCCTTCGGCGACAACCAGCGCACCGATACCCTTGGGACCGCCGATCTTGTGTGCAGAAAAGGTCGCAAGATCTGCGCCCAGAACGTTCATATTAAAAGCAATCTTGCCGAGCGCCTGAATTGCGTCGACGTGCATCAGGCCGCCGGATTCATGAACGATGCGGGCGGCCTCGGCGACCGGCTGGAGCGCTCCGGTCTCGTTGTTGGCTGCCATGATCGACACCAGTGCCGGGGGCCGTCGGCGAGCAGCGCCTTCAGATGATCGAGATCGACCACGCCGGAGCGCGTGACCCGGATCTGGCTGATCGAAGCGGCTGGGAATCGGCCCCCGGCCAGCACGGAGGCATGCTCGACCGCCGAGATCAGGAGCCTCTGCACCGGACCGGCCGAAGCACTCCGCAGCCCGGCCGACAGCGCCAGCGCGTTGGCCTCGGTTCCGGTGGAGGTGAAGACGACGTTTCGCGGCACCGCGCCCACCGCCTTGGCGAGCGCCGCGCGGGCGTCCTCGACCAGCCGTCGCGCCTCCCGCCCCTCGGCATGGACCGAGGACGGATTGCCGATCAGCTCCCAGGCAGCCACCATCGCGGCCCGTGCCTCGGGCCGCAGCGGCGTGGTCGCATTCCAGTCGAGATAGACGCGGTCGGGCATGAAAGTAATATATTACCTGTCCTGGTGGTATCGGCCCCTGCGGCCCCGATCCCCGACATGGGCCAGCACCGGGCGCTTGGCAACCGCGATTCAGATCCGCTCTTGATCAGCGCCTGGCCATGACGCGGCTGTAACAGGCTAACACGTTGAGCCGATTGCGGGATGTTCAAGATGCTTGCTTTTTGACCCATGCCTCATGTTAGAACGCGCGCGTCAGTTCACCGCGCGCCGCTCGCGCATCCGAGGGCGCCGCTCCACCCTTCCATTCGCGGTCTGGTCGGCAGAGCAGTCCGATGCAGTCCGCACAATCGGTTGGTTGTTGAGGACCGTCTTCAAGGGATCAAGAGATCATCCATGCCTGAAGTTATTTTCACCGGCCCCGCTGGCCGCCTCGAGGGCCGCTATCACCCGGCCAAGCAGAAAAACGCGCCGATCGCGATGATCCTGCATCCGCATCCGCAGTTCCACGGCACGATGAACCATCAGATCGTGTACCAATGCTACTACGCGTTCGCACATCGTGGCTTCTCGGTGCTGCGCTTCAATTTCCGCGGCGTCGGCCGCAGCCAGGGCTCGTTCGATCACGGCACCGGCGAATTGTCCGACGCGGCAGCGGCGCTCGATTGGGCCCAGACCATCAATCCGGAGGCGCGCGCCTGCTGGGTCACCGGGTTCTCCTTCGGCGCCTGGATCGGCATGCAGCTTCTGATGCGCCGACCGGAGGTCGAGGGTTTCATTTCGATTGCGCCGCCGGCCAACCTCTACGACTTCTCGTTCCTCGCACCCTGCCCG encodes the following:
- a CDS encoding alpha/beta hydrolase, which translates into the protein MPEVIFTGPAGRLEGRYHPAKQKNAPIAMILHPHPQFHGTMNHQIVYQCYYAFAHRGFSVLRFNFRGVGRSQGSFDHGTGELSDAAAALDWAQTINPEARACWVTGFSFGAWIGMQLLMRRPEVEGFISIAPPANLYDFSFLAPCPSSGLIVHGEKDAVVPPKDVNTLVEKLKTQKGIVIDQQVIPGANHFFDSKLEPLMETITAYLDMRLANVR
- the sufC gene encoding Fe-S cluster assembly ATPase SufC, with translation MAALLEVKDLQVRVEEREILHGLTLTVNEGQVHAIMGPNGSGKSTLSHVIAGKPGYEVTGGQILFRGEDLLEMSPDMRAAKGVFLAFQYPVEIPGVATMTFLRTALNAQRKARGESEYSTPDFLKKVREVSKSLNIPQDMLKRGVNVGFSGGEKKRNEVLQMALFEPSLCILDEMDSGLDIDALRIAADGVNALRSPKRAMVVITHYQRLLNYIVPDVVHVMSKGRVVKSGGKELALELEASGYAQFEDAA